The following are encoded in a window of Ferrimicrobium sp. genomic DNA:
- a CDS encoding amidase family protein: MIELRTIQDFADFASQSDWGPTLISDLAHRQETDGLAALLFLANSDQPFARSGALGGLPILIKDNIDTMDLPTTAGSFALSLEPPRRDAAVVARLRAAGATIIGKANLSEWANFRGFASISGWSARGGIARNPHDPTRSSGGSSSGSAAAVAAGYVPVAIGTETDGSVLCPGAMNGVVGFKSTPGAIDRTGVIPLSHSQDSVGIFANRVSDARTVATHLVDGPHQALRPRYVIVESLLEGLNPKTLALFEVTIAAMQAQGIEITRVPTVDKGSLQPDEEAELIVLAHELGDDLDRYLKDRNDAISRSLADIVAFNAAHVDQELTLFGQELLAMSLERTWDLATYEKARDTNRETARLGIDAALRAGDADIVLAPTMNAAWLIDTVNGDPDIQGNWAVAAVAGYPSLTLPIGKLDDLPIGMTMISRAHTDLALLAEAETVQRTLAMA; the protein is encoded by the coding sequence ATGATCGAACTTCGAACCATCCAGGATTTTGCCGACTTCGCCTCCCAGTCCGACTGGGGCCCGACACTGATCAGTGACCTTGCCCATCGTCAGGAAACCGATGGGTTAGCCGCGCTCCTCTTCCTCGCCAACTCCGATCAGCCCTTCGCCCGTTCCGGCGCGCTTGGTGGGCTTCCGATCCTCATCAAAGACAATATCGACACCATGGATCTCCCCACCACCGCTGGGTCTTTCGCGCTCTCGCTCGAGCCACCACGACGCGATGCCGCCGTGGTAGCTCGCCTGCGAGCAGCCGGGGCAACGATCATTGGCAAAGCAAACCTATCGGAGTGGGCGAACTTCCGTGGGTTCGCGTCGATCTCTGGATGGAGTGCGCGAGGCGGTATCGCCCGCAACCCCCACGACCCCACCCGCTCGAGCGGTGGTTCGAGCTCTGGCTCTGCAGCTGCGGTCGCAGCAGGTTACGTACCGGTCGCCATCGGCACCGAGACGGATGGCTCCGTCTTGTGCCCTGGCGCCATGAATGGGGTCGTCGGCTTCAAATCTACTCCGGGTGCCATCGACCGCACTGGAGTCATACCGCTCTCCCACAGTCAAGACTCGGTTGGTATCTTTGCCAACCGAGTCAGTGACGCTCGAACGGTGGCGACCCACCTCGTCGACGGTCCCCATCAGGCGTTACGGCCTCGCTATGTCATCGTGGAGTCACTGCTAGAGGGGCTCAACCCGAAGACGCTCGCCCTCTTTGAGGTGACTATTGCCGCAATGCAAGCCCAAGGTATCGAAATCACCCGCGTGCCAACGGTCGACAAAGGCTCGTTACAACCTGACGAGGAGGCAGAGTTGATCGTGCTCGCTCATGAACTTGGTGACGATCTCGATCGTTACCTTAAGGATCGCAACGATGCTATCTCACGATCATTGGCCGACATCGTCGCCTTCAACGCGGCACATGTCGACCAAGAGCTCACCCTCTTTGGGCAAGAGCTTCTCGCCATGAGCCTCGAGCGCACCTGGGACCTAGCTACCTACGAGAAGGCACGCGACACCAACCGCGAAACAGCAAGGCTCGGCATCGATGCTGCTCTACGCGCGGGCGATGCCGATATCGTGTTGGCACCGACGATGAATGCCGCGTGGCTAATCGACACGGTCAACGGCGACCCCGACATCCAAGGGAACTGGGCTGTGGCTGCCGTGGCCGGCTACCCGTCGCTCACCCTGCCCATCGGCAAACTCGATGACCTTCCCATTGGCATGACCATGATCAGTCGAGCTCACACCGACCTAGCGCTTCTCGCCGAGGCCGAGACCGTCCAGCGAACACTCGCGATGGCCTAA
- a CDS encoding transcriptional repressor — protein sequence MEERLQQAFEEKCHRRHFKITRERQQVFEALLRQEHPVTRSYLLAELTSEGIHPPTLYRTIDAFVAAQIVQAISLNGDVGYELLPPFAPHHHHFHCLSCQKVIGYEVSPTAELDESNMPGEARYHQVDVYGVCRECLQAGEGAIDVVAPAVCVVDGSL from the coding sequence GTGGAGGAGCGACTGCAACAGGCATTCGAAGAGAAGTGTCATCGTCGACACTTCAAGATTACGCGCGAGCGCCAACAGGTCTTTGAGGCACTGTTGCGCCAGGAACACCCGGTGACGAGGTCGTACCTCTTAGCAGAGCTGACCAGCGAGGGGATCCATCCACCGACGCTGTATCGCACGATCGATGCGTTCGTGGCGGCGCAGATCGTGCAGGCGATCTCGCTCAATGGAGATGTCGGGTACGAGTTGTTGCCACCCTTTGCCCCCCATCACCATCATTTCCATTGCCTGAGCTGTCAGAAGGTCATCGGCTACGAGGTGTCCCCGACGGCAGAGCTTGATGAGTCGAACATGCCGGGAGAGGCGAGATATCACCAGGTTGACGTCTATGGCGTTTGTCGCGAATGCCTACAGGCGGGGGAAGGTGCTATCGATGTTGTGGCTCCCGCAGTCTGTGTCGTTGACGGATCGCTATGA
- a CDS encoding class I SAM-dependent methyltransferase, giving the protein MTSFGRQFGLNATTYDAARPGYPDALFDQIAAALPPGGSIVEIGAGTGIATRALLARGFRVTAVEPDAEMARQLLASSVGDLEVVISDFEHYQGPRRSFDAVVCAQAWHWFASAYALRGVKRLLRRDGVFATWWNIGSIVDEQRAGALAAVFRDTSHRLPVLFRRPDLNGTIQELARLLRGDLGFYRVERLAFESSVSYTTERFVALMSTMSEVLALDEVDRREVLKRLSEVIDEQVALTGLVTEVVYATLGFMAFRC; this is encoded by the coding sequence GTGACCAGCTTTGGAAGACAGTTCGGGCTCAATGCCACCACGTATGATGCGGCCCGCCCTGGATACCCGGATGCGCTGTTCGACCAGATCGCAGCCGCGCTCCCACCTGGTGGGTCCATCGTTGAAATCGGAGCTGGAACTGGTATCGCCACCCGTGCGCTACTCGCGCGTGGTTTTCGGGTTACGGCGGTCGAGCCCGACGCCGAGATGGCACGACAATTGCTTGCTAGCAGCGTTGGTGACCTGGAGGTGGTGATTAGCGACTTCGAGCACTATCAGGGACCACGTCGCTCCTTTGACGCTGTGGTGTGTGCTCAGGCATGGCATTGGTTCGCCAGTGCGTACGCCCTACGCGGTGTTAAACGTCTGCTACGCCGAGATGGAGTCTTCGCTACCTGGTGGAATATTGGGAGCATCGTTGATGAGCAACGTGCGGGTGCCCTGGCAGCGGTCTTTCGTGATACAAGCCATCGACTGCCGGTTCTCTTTCGCAGGCCTGATCTCAATGGAACGATCCAGGAACTCGCGCGCCTCCTCCGAGGAGATCTGGGCTTTTATCGAGTGGAACGACTCGCATTCGAATCGTCGGTGTCCTATACAACCGAACGCTTTGTTGCCCTGATGTCGACGATGTCCGAGGTGCTGGCCCTCGACGAGGTAGACCGACGAGAGGTACTTAAACGGCTGAGTGAGGTCATCGACGAACAGGTGGCACTGACCGGTTTAGTCACCGAAGTTGTCTACGCCACCCTTGGTTTTATGGCGTTTCGCTGTTGA
- a CDS encoding DEAD/DEAH box helicase, with protein MSSDLEARFRALSNKAPVAEVEDQTKGTSAIEAIERAGFYRDQIVDAIIIPASKARYERTTTPLSAITTQALLSPGQELYSHQAHVFDHVQLGSNVVLSTPTASGKTLAFVLPTLERLLANPDATALFLYPTKALAYDQLERLREIDERLGHQLRPAVYDGDTPQAERAKIRANARIIITNPHGLHLYLGWHASWGTFLTNLAVIVVDEAHYYVGGLGASMRGLLWRLERLTAHYGAHPVYIGASGTIANPKEHLENLTRQPFVLVDDNGASQSERTIVFWDCTKDLKTPPSTQAAYLTRHLVRMRRSVVVFSNTRSQAEYVAMAGSDRSHRILPYRSGYSAEMRRRIEHELRTGIIRGVSATSALELGVDIGSLDTVILNGYPGSISSLWQRLGRAGRTDLDAIGIVMVGGDPISRSLLANANQLLERTPEHAITATDDTAILARHVSLAAAELPLDAGAIADIEADAVLEDLVARDTLSHEGSLYRSNRKRPHLGTPFIEREPSYEIHFPKVGEHRGVEQISIRAALREAHKGAVFLHFGSPFRVQRIDHERREIYCIPETEGHHTQPTLFRSLSQGPSLERVQPHPWLILDRIDALVVEQVTGYKEFDATSRQVAKRKVTSPVISSPAEAVVITCTDPIAVGIAPEEYFASLHALEHALAKVLPLLTLGGASDLASLTLRNGDLPSMVIYYLTRSHPALMITKVIEHLNEALELAERMIASCSCADGCPFCVLDARCDDEVIDKGGALSLAQAFGKLTQDSTTSPGVAR; from the coding sequence TTGTCAAGCGACCTTGAGGCTCGCTTTCGAGCGCTCTCGAACAAGGCTCCGGTTGCCGAGGTAGAAGACCAAACCAAGGGGACGTCGGCCATTGAGGCGATCGAACGAGCTGGCTTTTATCGTGATCAGATCGTTGACGCCATCATCATCCCTGCCAGCAAGGCTCGATATGAACGGACCACAACTCCGCTCTCGGCCATCACCACCCAAGCGCTGCTCTCGCCTGGTCAAGAGCTTTACTCCCATCAGGCGCACGTCTTTGACCACGTACAGCTCGGGTCGAATGTCGTGTTGTCGACACCCACCGCCTCAGGCAAGACACTCGCCTTCGTCCTTCCCACGCTGGAACGACTCCTCGCGAACCCAGACGCAACCGCCCTCTTTCTTTACCCCACCAAGGCGCTCGCCTATGATCAGCTCGAACGACTTCGCGAGATCGATGAGCGCCTTGGTCATCAACTGCGACCCGCGGTCTACGACGGCGATACACCACAAGCAGAGCGGGCCAAGATCCGAGCCAACGCCCGAATCATCATCACCAACCCACATGGCCTTCACCTATACCTCGGCTGGCACGCCAGCTGGGGGACGTTTCTGACGAACCTGGCGGTGATCGTCGTCGACGAGGCCCATTATTACGTCGGCGGTCTGGGAGCCTCCATGCGGGGGCTCCTGTGGCGTCTGGAGCGCCTCACCGCTCACTACGGCGCTCACCCCGTCTACATCGGCGCCTCAGGCACCATCGCCAACCCAAAGGAGCATCTGGAGAACCTCACCCGCCAGCCATTCGTCTTGGTCGACGATAATGGTGCCAGCCAATCGGAGCGAACCATCGTGTTCTGGGACTGCACGAAGGATTTGAAGACCCCACCGTCGACCCAGGCGGCCTATCTCACGCGCCACCTCGTACGCATGCGCCGCTCGGTGGTCGTGTTTTCCAACACCCGATCCCAGGCCGAGTACGTGGCGATGGCCGGCTCCGATCGCAGCCATCGCATCCTTCCCTATCGCTCTGGGTACTCAGCTGAGATGCGTCGTAGAATCGAACACGAACTGCGCACCGGCATCATCCGAGGCGTGTCCGCAACCAGCGCCCTTGAACTCGGTGTCGACATCGGCTCACTCGACACCGTCATTCTCAACGGCTACCCCGGGTCGATCTCCTCGCTCTGGCAACGGCTTGGTCGCGCTGGTCGCACCGATCTTGATGCGATCGGAATCGTCATGGTAGGTGGTGACCCAATCTCTCGATCGCTACTGGCGAACGCGAACCAACTGCTCGAACGCACGCCAGAGCACGCCATCACCGCCACCGACGACACCGCGATCCTCGCACGGCACGTCTCTTTGGCCGCCGCCGAGTTACCCCTTGATGCGGGAGCGATCGCCGACATCGAGGCCGATGCCGTTCTCGAGGATCTCGTGGCGCGCGACACCTTGAGCCACGAGGGATCCCTGTATCGATCGAATCGCAAGCGGCCACACCTCGGCACACCGTTCATCGAACGCGAGCCCAGCTACGAGATTCACTTCCCCAAAGTCGGCGAGCACCGAGGGGTCGAGCAGATCTCGATCCGGGCGGCACTACGCGAAGCGCATAAGGGAGCAGTCTTCTTGCATTTCGGCTCTCCGTTTCGGGTGCAGCGCATCGACCACGAGCGCCGCGAGATCTACTGCATCCCTGAGACCGAGGGCCATCACACCCAACCGACGCTCTTTCGGTCGCTCTCACAAGGGCCAAGCCTTGAACGAGTACAGCCTCATCCATGGCTGATACTCGATCGGATCGACGCGCTCGTGGTCGAACAGGTCACCGGTTACAAGGAGTTCGATGCGACGTCGCGCCAGGTCGCTAAGCGCAAGGTGACAAGCCCCGTCATCTCGAGTCCCGCCGAAGCGGTCGTCATCACCTGCACCGACCCAATCGCCGTCGGAATCGCACCCGAGGAGTACTTCGCGTCACTCCATGCCCTTGAGCATGCACTCGCCAAGGTGCTCCCACTCTTGACGCTCGGTGGCGCTTCGGACCTCGCCAGCCTGACGCTGCGCAACGGCGACCTCCCCTCAATGGTTATCTACTACCTCACCCGTTCGCATCCCGCCCTCATGATCACGAAAGTCATCGAGCACTTGAACGAGGCCCTGGAGCTGGCCGAGCGGATGATCGCATCGTGCTCATGCGCCGATGGGTGCCCCTTTTGTGTCCTCGATGCTCGTTGCGACGATGAGGTGATCGACAAGGGTGGCGCACTTAGTCTCGCCCAGGCCTTCGGCAAACTCACCCAAGACAGCACCACCAGCCCCGGCGTGGCTCGTTGA
- a CDS encoding aldo/keto reductase, protein MNYRRLGRAGVKVSELSFGSWVTFGPQIGVGEATEILGYAYEQGINFFDNAEAYSSGESERIMGAAIAQLGWPRHSYLVSSKFYWGIHDTVNAKFTLNRKYLIEAVNASLERFGLDHLDLIYCHRPDPETPIEETVFAMHELVSEHKAHYWGTSEWSADEIRAAIAVAREQHLHAPVVEQPEYNMLARNKVEVEYKRLLDEEGIGLTTWSPLASGLLTGKYANGIPAGSRASLPGYEWLKEMLTDPKSAAIVQKLEPIAKQLDVTMGQLAIGWCLDNPKVSTVILGASNRGQLEENLGATAAHERITPEVRDEITKILDGK, encoded by the coding sequence ATGAACTATCGACGATTAGGACGTGCAGGAGTCAAGGTATCCGAACTCTCATTCGGGTCATGGGTAACGTTCGGACCTCAAATCGGTGTCGGTGAGGCGACCGAGATCCTCGGCTACGCCTACGAGCAAGGGATCAACTTCTTCGACAACGCCGAGGCCTATTCGAGCGGCGAGTCAGAGCGGATCATGGGAGCGGCGATCGCACAACTGGGCTGGCCCCGTCACAGCTACCTAGTCTCTTCCAAGTTCTACTGGGGAATCCACGACACGGTCAATGCAAAGTTCACCTTGAATCGCAAGTACCTCATCGAGGCGGTGAACGCCTCCCTCGAGCGTTTTGGCCTCGATCATCTCGATCTGATCTACTGCCACCGACCCGATCCTGAGACACCGATCGAAGAGACCGTCTTCGCCATGCACGAGTTAGTCTCCGAACACAAGGCCCATTATTGGGGTACCTCTGAATGGTCAGCTGACGAGATTCGTGCGGCAATCGCGGTGGCGAGAGAGCAGCATCTTCACGCCCCCGTGGTTGAACAACCCGAGTACAACATGCTCGCGCGCAACAAGGTTGAGGTCGAGTACAAGCGACTGCTCGACGAGGAGGGCATTGGCCTCACAACCTGGAGTCCGCTCGCCTCAGGCCTTCTGACTGGCAAGTATGCCAACGGCATTCCTGCTGGTTCGAGAGCATCGCTCCCGGGTTACGAATGGCTCAAGGAGATGCTCACTGATCCCAAGAGTGCCGCCATCGTGCAAAAGCTTGAGCCAATCGCCAAGCAGCTTGATGTCACGATGGGCCAGCTAGCCATCGGTTGGTGCCTCGACAACCCCAAGGTTTCGACGGTGATTTTAGGGGCGTCCAATCGTGGACAGCTTGAGGAGAATTTGGGTGCCACTGCGGCCCACGAGCGCATCACCCCTGAGGTGCGCGACGAAATTACGAAGATCCTCGACGGCAAGTAG